In Rhinolophus sinicus isolate RSC01 linkage group LG17, ASM3656204v1, whole genome shotgun sequence, one DNA window encodes the following:
- the LOC109458629 gene encoding complement receptor type 2 isoform X7, with amino-acid sequence MRVLWNNKIPVCERITCDPPPPIKNGWNGYFSGPIPLKTVVRYTCSYGFRQIGDRHLFCISNDQVNGIWDKAAPICEYYNKNAICPEPIVPGGYKDKRAKPPYRHGDSVTFTCHTNFTMKGNKSVWCQANKTWGPTPLPTCESDFPLECPPLPMIPNGHHTGKNVGSFVPGFSVTYSCEPGYLLVGEKTISCLSSGDWSAIIPTCKEARCKPPGPLLNGQMKGPPSLRVGETVNFSCNEGYRLQGQPSSRCVIAGQDALWTKMPVCEEILCLPPPPILNGSHTGHPSMNVRYGSTVTYTCDPDPEKGVNFNLIGENTIRCTSDSQKTGMWSGPAPRCELSVPAIQCQPPQILRGQISSGQKDQYSYNDTVVFACLSGFTLKGSKGIRCNAQGTWEPSAPVCEKECQAPPKILNGRKEDRHRIRFDPGTSVKYSCDVGYVLVGEESLHCTPEGVWTPTAPKCKVAECKPIGKHLYEKPRDQFIRLDVNSSCDEGYRLGESVYQQCQGAIPWFVEIRLCKEITCPPPPVIINGTHTGSSSEDVLYGTTVTYTCNPGPERGVTFNLIGESTIRCTSNNQERGIWSGPAPLCKLSLPAVQCSRVHVANGYQISDKDAPYFYNDSVTFKCNNGFTLKGSSQIRCKANNTWDPEIPVCEKGCQPPSGLHHGRHTGGNRVFFVSGMTVDYTCDPGYLLVGNKSIHCVPSGNWSPSAPRCEEAPCQPVGENVQEPPAGSHVILVNTSCQDGYQLTGHAYRKCEDPENGVWFQRIPLCKVIQCPPPAVIHNGRHTGVMAEHFLYGTEVSYECDQGFSLLGQKSIRCISDAEGRASWSGLPPQCLKPPPVTHCPNPEVKNGHKLNKTHSSYSHNDTVYVVCNPGFIMNGSHSIRCHTNNQWVPGIPTCIKTAFLGCQPPFKIPNGNHTGGDVARFSPGMSVLYSCDQGYLLVGDELLLCTHEGTWSQPAPYCKEVNCSFPEYMNGIQKGLESGKKYQYGAVVTLECEDGYTLEGSPQSQCQEDHLWNPPLAVCKSQGSFPLLVGGFSTGLVFLIFLVIVTLCMILKHRNRNYATKSPTGRELHLETREVYSIDPYNPAS; translated from the exons ATGAGAGTGCTCTGGAATAATAAGATTCCTGTCTGTGAAA gGATTACTTGTGACCCTCCTCCTCCTATCAAAAATGGCTGGAATGGTTATTTTTCTGGCCCCATACCTCTTAAAACTGTGGTAAGGTACACCTGTTCATATGGCTTCCGCCAAATTGGAGACAGACATCTTTTTTGTATAAGTAATGACCAAGTGAATGGAATCTGGGACAAAGCTGCTCCTATATGTGAATATTACAACAAAAATGCCATTTGCCCTGAGCCCATAGTACCAgggggatacaaagataaaagaGCTAAGCCACCATACAGACATGGTGATTCTGTGACATTTACCTGTCATACCAACTTCACCATGAAAGGAAACAAGTCCGTTTGGTGCCAAGCAAACAAAACGTGGGGGCCGACGCCATTACCAACCTGTGAGAGTG ATTTCCCTCTGGAGTGTCCACCACTTCCCATGATCCCCAATGGACATCACACAGGAAAGAACGTTGGCTCCTTTGTCCCTGGATTTTCTGTGACTTATAGCTGTGAACCTGGCTATTTGCTTGTTGGAGAAAAGACCATTAGCTGTTTGTCGTCAGGAGACTGGAGTGCCATCATTCCCACATGTAAAG AGGCACGGTGTAAACCTCCAGGACCACTTCTCAATGGGCAGATGAAGGGGCCTCCAAGTCTTCGAGTTGGTGAAACTGTGAACTTTTCCTGTAACGAAGG GTATCGATTACAAGGCCAACCTTCCAGTAGGTGTGTAATTGCTGGACAAGATGCTTTATGGACCAAGATGCCTGTTTGTGAAG AAATTCTTTGCCTGCCACCTCCTCCCATTCTCAACGGAAGTCATACAGGCCACCCTTCAATGAATGTTCGATATGGAAGCACAGTCACTTACACTTGTGACCCGGACCCAGAGAAGGGAGTGAACTTCAACCTGATTGGGGAGAACACCATCCGTTGTACCAGCGATAGTCAGAAGACTGGGATGTGGAGTGGCCCTGCCCCACGCTGCGAACTTTCTGTTCCTGCGATTCAGTGTCAACCTCCCCAGATCCTAAGAGGCCAAATATCATCTGGGCAGAAAGATCAATATTCCTATAATGACACTGTGGTATTTGCTTGCTTGAGTGGCTTCACCTTGAAGGGCAGCAAGGGAATCCGATGTAACGCCCAAGGCACATGGGAGCCATCCGCACCCGTCTGTGAGAAGG AGTGCCAAGCTCCTCCTAAAATCCTCAATGGGCGAAAGGAAGATAGGCACAGGATCCGCTTTGACCCTGGAACATCCGTAAAATATAGCTGTGACGTTGGCTATGTGCTAGTGGGAGAAGAATCTTTACATTGTACCCCTGAGGGGGTGTGGACACCCACTGCCCCCAAATGCAAAG TGGCAGAATGTAAACCCATAGGAAAACATCTGTATGAAAAACCCCGGGATCAATTTATTAGACTGGATGTTAACTCTTCTTGCGATGAAGG GTACCGATTAGGTGAGAGTGTTTATCAGCAGTGTCAAGGTGCGATTCCTTGGTTTGTGGAGATTCGTCTTTGTAAAG AAATCACCTGCCCACCACCCCCTGTTATCATCAATGGGACACACACAGGGAGCTCCTCAGAAGACGTTCTATATGGAACCACAGTCACTTACACATGTAACCCCGGGCCCGAGAGAGGAGTAACATTCAACCTCATTGGGGAGAGCACCATCCGTTGTACAAGCAACAATCAGGAGAGGGGCATCTGGAGTGGCCCTGCTCCTCTCTGTAAACTTTCCCTCCCTGCTGTTCAGTGCTCACGTGTCCACGTCGCAAATGGATACCAGATATCTGACAAAGACGCCCCATATTTCTACAATGACAGTGTGACATTCAAATGTAATAATGGATTTACTTTGAAGGGCAGCAGTCAGATTCGTTGCAAAGCCAATAACACCTGGGATCCTGAAATACCAGTCTGTGAAAAAG GCTGCCAGCCACCCTCTGGGCTCCACCATGGTCGGCATACAGGTGGAAATAGGGTCTTCTTTGTCTCTGGGATGACTGTAGACTACACCTGTGACCCTGGCTACTTGCTTGTGGGAAACAAATCCATTCACTGTGTGCCTTCAGGAAACTGGAGTCCTTCTGCCCCTCGGTGTGAAG AAGCACCATGTCAACCTGTGGGAGAAAATGTTCAAGAGCCTCCAGCTGGTTCGCATGTGATCCTGGTTAATACATCCTGTCAGGATGG GTACCAGTTGACTGGACATGCTTATCGGAAGTGTGAGGATCCTGAGAATGGTGTTTGGTTCCAAAGGATTCCACTCTGTAAAG TTATTCAGTGTCCACCCCCAGCAGTGATTCACAATGGGAGGCACACAGGTGTGATGGCTGAACACTTTCTATATGGAACTGAAGTCTCTTACGAATGTGACCAAGGATTCTCTCTTCTGGGACAGAAGAGCATACGATGCATAAGTGATGCTGAAGGACGCGCATCTTGGAGTGGACTGCCTCCACAGTGCTTGAAACCTCCTCCTGTGACCCACTGCCCCAACCCAGAAGTCAAAAATGGACACAAGTTAAATAAAACTCATTCTTCGTATTCCCACAATGACACAGTGTATGTTGTCTGCAACCCCGGCTTTATCATGAATGGCAGTCACTCGATTAGGTGCCACACCAATAACCAATGGGTGCCAGGTATACCAACTTGTATTAAAACAG CTTTCTTAGGATGTCAACCTCCATTTAAGATCCCCAATGGGAATCATACTGGTGGAGATGTAGCTCGCTTTTCTCCTGGAATGTCAGTCCTGTACAGCTGTGACCAAGGCTACCTGTTGGTAGGAGATGAACTTCTTCTTTGCACACATGAGGGAACCTGGAGCCAACCTGCCCCTTATTGTAAAG AGGTAAACTGTAGCTTCCCAGAGTATATGAATGGAATCCAGAAAGGGCTGGAGTCTGGGAAAAAGTATCAGTACGGAGCTGTCGTCACTTTGGAGTGTGAAGACGGGTACACGCTGGAAGGCAGTCCCCAGAGCCAGTGCCAGGAGGATCACCTGTGGAACCCTCCCCTGGCTGTTTGCAAATCACAAG gctcatttcctcttcttgttGGTG ggTTTTCTACAGGCTTAGTATTTCTTATCTTCTTGGTTATTGTCACCTTATGCATGATATTAAAACACAGAAATCG CAATTATGCAACTAAAAGCCCTACAGGAAGAGAACTGCATTTAGAAACACGAGAAGTATATTCTATTGATCCATACAACCCAGCAAGTTAA
- the LOC109458629 gene encoding complement receptor type 2 isoform X8 gives MGTASLLWVFLAIVTPGVLGITCDPPPPIKNGWNGYFSGPIPLKTVVRYTCSYGFRQIGDRHLFCISNDQVNGIWDKAAPICEYYNKNAICPEPIVPGGYKDKRAKPPYRHGDSVTFTCHTNFTMKGNKSVWCQANKTWGPTPLPTCESDFPLECPPLPMIPNGHHTGKNVGSFVPGFSVTYSCEPGYLLVGEKTISCLSSGDWSAIIPTCKEARCKPPGPLLNGQMKGPPSLRVGETVNFSCNEGYRLQGQPSSRCVIAGQDALWTKMPVCEEILCLPPPPILNGSHTGHPSMNVRYGSTVTYTCDPDPEKGVNFNLIGENTIRCTSDSQKTGMWSGPAPRCELSVPAIQCQPPQILRGQISSGQKDQYSYNDTVVFACLSGFTLKGSKGIRCNAQGTWEPSAPVCEKECQAPPKILNGRKEDRHRIRFDPGTSVKYSCDVGYVLVGEESLHCTPEGVWTPTAPKCKVAECKPIGKHLYEKPRDQFIRLDVNSSCDEGYRLGESVYQQCQGAIPWFVEIRLCKEITCPPPPVIINGTHTGSSSEDVLYGTTVTYTCNPGPERGVTFNLIGESTIRCTSNNQERGIWSGPAPLCKLSLPAVQCSRVHVANGYQISDKDAPYFYNDSVTFKCNNGFTLKGSSQIRCKANNTWDPEIPVCEKEAPCQPVGENVQEPPAGSHVILVNTSCQDGYQLTGHAYRKCEDPENGVWFQRIPLCKVIQCPPPAVIHNGRHTGVMAEHFLYGTEVSYECDQGFSLLGQKSIRCISDAEGRASWSGLPPQCLKPPPVTHCPNPEVKNGHKLNKTHSSYSHNDTVYVVCNPGFIMNGSHSIRCHTNNQWVPGIPTCIKTAFLGCQPPFKIPNGNHTGGDVARFSPGMSVLYSCDQGYLLVGDELLLCTHEGTWSQPAPYCKEVNCSFPEYMNGIQKGLESGKKYQYGAVVTLECEDGYTLEGSPQSQCQEDHLWNPPLAVCKSQGSFPLLVGGFSTGLVFLIFLVIVTLCMILKHRNRNYATKSPTGRELHLETREVYSIDPYNPAS, from the exons gGATTACTTGTGACCCTCCTCCTCCTATCAAAAATGGCTGGAATGGTTATTTTTCTGGCCCCATACCTCTTAAAACTGTGGTAAGGTACACCTGTTCATATGGCTTCCGCCAAATTGGAGACAGACATCTTTTTTGTATAAGTAATGACCAAGTGAATGGAATCTGGGACAAAGCTGCTCCTATATGTGAATATTACAACAAAAATGCCATTTGCCCTGAGCCCATAGTACCAgggggatacaaagataaaagaGCTAAGCCACCATACAGACATGGTGATTCTGTGACATTTACCTGTCATACCAACTTCACCATGAAAGGAAACAAGTCCGTTTGGTGCCAAGCAAACAAAACGTGGGGGCCGACGCCATTACCAACCTGTGAGAGTG ATTTCCCTCTGGAGTGTCCACCACTTCCCATGATCCCCAATGGACATCACACAGGAAAGAACGTTGGCTCCTTTGTCCCTGGATTTTCTGTGACTTATAGCTGTGAACCTGGCTATTTGCTTGTTGGAGAAAAGACCATTAGCTGTTTGTCGTCAGGAGACTGGAGTGCCATCATTCCCACATGTAAAG AGGCACGGTGTAAACCTCCAGGACCACTTCTCAATGGGCAGATGAAGGGGCCTCCAAGTCTTCGAGTTGGTGAAACTGTGAACTTTTCCTGTAACGAAGG GTATCGATTACAAGGCCAACCTTCCAGTAGGTGTGTAATTGCTGGACAAGATGCTTTATGGACCAAGATGCCTGTTTGTGAAG AAATTCTTTGCCTGCCACCTCCTCCCATTCTCAACGGAAGTCATACAGGCCACCCTTCAATGAATGTTCGATATGGAAGCACAGTCACTTACACTTGTGACCCGGACCCAGAGAAGGGAGTGAACTTCAACCTGATTGGGGAGAACACCATCCGTTGTACCAGCGATAGTCAGAAGACTGGGATGTGGAGTGGCCCTGCCCCACGCTGCGAACTTTCTGTTCCTGCGATTCAGTGTCAACCTCCCCAGATCCTAAGAGGCCAAATATCATCTGGGCAGAAAGATCAATATTCCTATAATGACACTGTGGTATTTGCTTGCTTGAGTGGCTTCACCTTGAAGGGCAGCAAGGGAATCCGATGTAACGCCCAAGGCACATGGGAGCCATCCGCACCCGTCTGTGAGAAGG AGTGCCAAGCTCCTCCTAAAATCCTCAATGGGCGAAAGGAAGATAGGCACAGGATCCGCTTTGACCCTGGAACATCCGTAAAATATAGCTGTGACGTTGGCTATGTGCTAGTGGGAGAAGAATCTTTACATTGTACCCCTGAGGGGGTGTGGACACCCACTGCCCCCAAATGCAAAG TGGCAGAATGTAAACCCATAGGAAAACATCTGTATGAAAAACCCCGGGATCAATTTATTAGACTGGATGTTAACTCTTCTTGCGATGAAGG GTACCGATTAGGTGAGAGTGTTTATCAGCAGTGTCAAGGTGCGATTCCTTGGTTTGTGGAGATTCGTCTTTGTAAAG AAATCACCTGCCCACCACCCCCTGTTATCATCAATGGGACACACACAGGGAGCTCCTCAGAAGACGTTCTATATGGAACCACAGTCACTTACACATGTAACCCCGGGCCCGAGAGAGGAGTAACATTCAACCTCATTGGGGAGAGCACCATCCGTTGTACAAGCAACAATCAGGAGAGGGGCATCTGGAGTGGCCCTGCTCCTCTCTGTAAACTTTCCCTCCCTGCTGTTCAGTGCTCACGTGTCCACGTCGCAAATGGATACCAGATATCTGACAAAGACGCCCCATATTTCTACAATGACAGTGTGACATTCAAATGTAATAATGGATTTACTTTGAAGGGCAGCAGTCAGATTCGTTGCAAAGCCAATAACACCTGGGATCCTGAAATACCAGTCTGTGAAAAAG AAGCACCATGTCAACCTGTGGGAGAAAATGTTCAAGAGCCTCCAGCTGGTTCGCATGTGATCCTGGTTAATACATCCTGTCAGGATGG GTACCAGTTGACTGGACATGCTTATCGGAAGTGTGAGGATCCTGAGAATGGTGTTTGGTTCCAAAGGATTCCACTCTGTAAAG TTATTCAGTGTCCACCCCCAGCAGTGATTCACAATGGGAGGCACACAGGTGTGATGGCTGAACACTTTCTATATGGAACTGAAGTCTCTTACGAATGTGACCAAGGATTCTCTCTTCTGGGACAGAAGAGCATACGATGCATAAGTGATGCTGAAGGACGCGCATCTTGGAGTGGACTGCCTCCACAGTGCTTGAAACCTCCTCCTGTGACCCACTGCCCCAACCCAGAAGTCAAAAATGGACACAAGTTAAATAAAACTCATTCTTCGTATTCCCACAATGACACAGTGTATGTTGTCTGCAACCCCGGCTTTATCATGAATGGCAGTCACTCGATTAGGTGCCACACCAATAACCAATGGGTGCCAGGTATACCAACTTGTATTAAAACAG CTTTCTTAGGATGTCAACCTCCATTTAAGATCCCCAATGGGAATCATACTGGTGGAGATGTAGCTCGCTTTTCTCCTGGAATGTCAGTCCTGTACAGCTGTGACCAAGGCTACCTGTTGGTAGGAGATGAACTTCTTCTTTGCACACATGAGGGAACCTGGAGCCAACCTGCCCCTTATTGTAAAG AGGTAAACTGTAGCTTCCCAGAGTATATGAATGGAATCCAGAAAGGGCTGGAGTCTGGGAAAAAGTATCAGTACGGAGCTGTCGTCACTTTGGAGTGTGAAGACGGGTACACGCTGGAAGGCAGTCCCCAGAGCCAGTGCCAGGAGGATCACCTGTGGAACCCTCCCCTGGCTGTTTGCAAATCACAAG gctcatttcctcttcttgttGGTG ggTTTTCTACAGGCTTAGTATTTCTTATCTTCTTGGTTATTGTCACCTTATGCATGATATTAAAACACAGAAATCG CAATTATGCAACTAAAAGCCCTACAGGAAGAGAACTGCATTTAGAAACACGAGAAGTATATTCTATTGATCCATACAACCCAGCAAGTTAA
- the LOC109458629 gene encoding complement receptor type 2 isoform X2, with the protein MGTASLLWVFLAIVTPGVLGQCKLLPVYDFAKPKIQSDQSEFAVGTSWEYECLPGYSKKSFFTMCLETSKWSDAKEYCKRKSCVSPGELLHGSVLMPSGVVFGSTVTYSCDEGYRLIGDSSATCIISGNTVIWDKDMPFCESIPCESPPPIINGYFHSSSSDFYYGMVVTYQCHTGPNGKKLYDLVGEKSIYCTSKDNRVGIWSSPSPQCINLVKCPIPEVENGIMESGFKHYFSLNDTVMFKCKPGFTMKGNNIVWCQPNSTWNPPLPKCFKGCLPPPHIHHGNYNKMDKEFFSTGQEVSYSCEPGYTLIGADSMQCTSLGTWSHRAPKCEVKSCDAIANELLNGRMVAPPSLQLGAEVSFICDEGYRLNGKSSSQCVAEGMRVLWNNKIPVCERITCDPPPPIKNGWNGYFSGPIPLKTVVRYTCSYGFRQIGDRHLFCISNDQVNGIWDKAAPICEYYNKNAICPEPIVPGGYKDKRAKPPYRHGDSVTFTCHTNFTMKGNKSVWCQANKTWGPTPLPTCESDFPLECPPLPMIPNGHHTGKNVGSFVPGFSVTYSCEPGYLLVGEKTISCLSSGDWSAIIPTCKEARCKPPGPLLNGQMKGPPSLRVGETVNFSCNEGYRLQGQPSSRCVIAGQDALWTKMPVCEEILCLPPPPILNGSHTGHPSMNVRYGSTVTYTCDPDPEKGVNFNLIGENTIRCTSDSQKTGMWSGPAPRCELSVPAIQCQPPQILRGQISSGQKDQYSYNDTVVFACLSGFTLKGSKGIRCNAQGTWEPSAPVCEKECQAPPKILNGRKEDRHRIRFDPGTSVKYSCDVGYVLVGEESLHCTPEGVWTPTAPKCKVAECKPIGKHLYEKPRDQFIRLDVNSSCDEGYRLGESVYQQCQGAIPWFVEIRLCKEITCPPPPVIINGTHTGSSSEDVLYGTTVTYTCNPGPERGVTFNLIGESTIRCTSNNQERGIWSGPAPLCKLSLPAVQCSRVHVANGYQISDKDAPYFYNDSVTFKCNNGFTLKGSSQIRCKANNTWDPEIPVCEKEAPCQPVGENVQEPPAGSHVILVNTSCQDGYQLTGHAYRKCEDPENGVWFQRIPLCKVIQCPPPAVIHNGRHTGVMAEHFLYGTEVSYECDQGFSLLGQKSIRCISDAEGRASWSGLPPQCLKPPPVTHCPNPEVKNGHKLNKTHSSYSHNDTVYVVCNPGFIMNGSHSIRCHTNNQWVPGIPTCIKTAFLGCQPPFKIPNGNHTGGDVARFSPGMSVLYSCDQGYLLVGDELLLCTHEGTWSQPAPYCKEVNCSFPEYMNGIQKGLESGKKYQYGAVVTLECEDGYTLEGSPQSQCQEDHLWNPPLAVCKSQGSFPLLVGGFSTGLVFLIFLVIVTLCMILKHRNRNYATKSPTGRELHLETREVYSIDPYNPAS; encoded by the exons GTCAGTGTAAGCTCCTGCCAGTGTATGATTTTGCTAAGCCTAAAATTCAGAGTGATCAGTCTGAGTTTGCTGTTGGGACATCTTGGGAATATGAATGCCTTCCTGGGTATAGCAAGAAGTCATTCTTTACCATGTGCCTAGAGACCTCGAAGTGGTCAGATGCTAAGGAATACTGTAAAC GTAAATCATGTGTGAGTCCTGGAGAACTCCTCCATGGCTCTGTCCTCATGCCCTCAGGTGTCGTGTTTGGGTCAACAGTTACATATTCTTGTGATGAAGG atACCGACTCATTGGTGACTCATCTGCTACATGTATTATCTCAGGCAACACTGTAATCTGGGATAAGGACATGCCTTTTTGTGAAT CTATACCTTGTGAGTCACCCCCACCCATCATCAATGGGTACTTTCACAGCAGCAGTAGCGACTTTTACTATGGAATGGTGGTGACTTATCAGTGCCACACTGGACCCAATGGGAAAAAGCTGTATGACCTCGTGGGTGAGAAGTCAATATACTGTACCAGCAAAGACAATCGAGTTGGCATCTGGAGCAGCCCTTCCCCTCAGTGCATTAATCTAGTCAAATGCCCAATTCCAGAAGTTGAAAATGGAATTATGGAATCTggatttaaacattatttttctttaaatgatacTGTGATGTTCAAGTGTAAGCCTGGCTTTACCATGAAAGGAAACAATATAGTATGGTGCCAACCAAACAGTACATGGAATCCTCCACTGCCGAAGTGCTTCAAGG GGTGTCTCCCACCTCCACATATCCACCATGGTAATTAtaacaaaatggataaagaattctTTTCAACTGGACAGGAAGTGTCCTACAGCTGTGAGCCTGGCTACACTCTCATTGGAGCTGACTCTATGCAGTGTACATCCTTGGGAACCTGGAGCCATAGAGCACCCAAATGTGAAG TGAAATCATGTGATGCCATTGCAAACGAACTTCTCAACGGCCGTATGGTGGCTCCTCCTAGTCTCCAGCTTGGGGCAgaggtttcatttatttgtgatgAGGG GTACCGGTTAAACGGCAAATCTTCTAGTCAATGTGTCGCAGAGGGAATGAGAGTGCTCTGGAATAATAAGATTCCTGTCTGTGAAA gGATTACTTGTGACCCTCCTCCTCCTATCAAAAATGGCTGGAATGGTTATTTTTCTGGCCCCATACCTCTTAAAACTGTGGTAAGGTACACCTGTTCATATGGCTTCCGCCAAATTGGAGACAGACATCTTTTTTGTATAAGTAATGACCAAGTGAATGGAATCTGGGACAAAGCTGCTCCTATATGTGAATATTACAACAAAAATGCCATTTGCCCTGAGCCCATAGTACCAgggggatacaaagataaaagaGCTAAGCCACCATACAGACATGGTGATTCTGTGACATTTACCTGTCATACCAACTTCACCATGAAAGGAAACAAGTCCGTTTGGTGCCAAGCAAACAAAACGTGGGGGCCGACGCCATTACCAACCTGTGAGAGTG ATTTCCCTCTGGAGTGTCCACCACTTCCCATGATCCCCAATGGACATCACACAGGAAAGAACGTTGGCTCCTTTGTCCCTGGATTTTCTGTGACTTATAGCTGTGAACCTGGCTATTTGCTTGTTGGAGAAAAGACCATTAGCTGTTTGTCGTCAGGAGACTGGAGTGCCATCATTCCCACATGTAAAG AGGCACGGTGTAAACCTCCAGGACCACTTCTCAATGGGCAGATGAAGGGGCCTCCAAGTCTTCGAGTTGGTGAAACTGTGAACTTTTCCTGTAACGAAGG GTATCGATTACAAGGCCAACCTTCCAGTAGGTGTGTAATTGCTGGACAAGATGCTTTATGGACCAAGATGCCTGTTTGTGAAG AAATTCTTTGCCTGCCACCTCCTCCCATTCTCAACGGAAGTCATACAGGCCACCCTTCAATGAATGTTCGATATGGAAGCACAGTCACTTACACTTGTGACCCGGACCCAGAGAAGGGAGTGAACTTCAACCTGATTGGGGAGAACACCATCCGTTGTACCAGCGATAGTCAGAAGACTGGGATGTGGAGTGGCCCTGCCCCACGCTGCGAACTTTCTGTTCCTGCGATTCAGTGTCAACCTCCCCAGATCCTAAGAGGCCAAATATCATCTGGGCAGAAAGATCAATATTCCTATAATGACACTGTGGTATTTGCTTGCTTGAGTGGCTTCACCTTGAAGGGCAGCAAGGGAATCCGATGTAACGCCCAAGGCACATGGGAGCCATCCGCACCCGTCTGTGAGAAGG AGTGCCAAGCTCCTCCTAAAATCCTCAATGGGCGAAAGGAAGATAGGCACAGGATCCGCTTTGACCCTGGAACATCCGTAAAATATAGCTGTGACGTTGGCTATGTGCTAGTGGGAGAAGAATCTTTACATTGTACCCCTGAGGGGGTGTGGACACCCACTGCCCCCAAATGCAAAG TGGCAGAATGTAAACCCATAGGAAAACATCTGTATGAAAAACCCCGGGATCAATTTATTAGACTGGATGTTAACTCTTCTTGCGATGAAGG GTACCGATTAGGTGAGAGTGTTTATCAGCAGTGTCAAGGTGCGATTCCTTGGTTTGTGGAGATTCGTCTTTGTAAAG AAATCACCTGCCCACCACCCCCTGTTATCATCAATGGGACACACACAGGGAGCTCCTCAGAAGACGTTCTATATGGAACCACAGTCACTTACACATGTAACCCCGGGCCCGAGAGAGGAGTAACATTCAACCTCATTGGGGAGAGCACCATCCGTTGTACAAGCAACAATCAGGAGAGGGGCATCTGGAGTGGCCCTGCTCCTCTCTGTAAACTTTCCCTCCCTGCTGTTCAGTGCTCACGTGTCCACGTCGCAAATGGATACCAGATATCTGACAAAGACGCCCCATATTTCTACAATGACAGTGTGACATTCAAATGTAATAATGGATTTACTTTGAAGGGCAGCAGTCAGATTCGTTGCAAAGCCAATAACACCTGGGATCCTGAAATACCAGTCTGTGAAAAAG AAGCACCATGTCAACCTGTGGGAGAAAATGTTCAAGAGCCTCCAGCTGGTTCGCATGTGATCCTGGTTAATACATCCTGTCAGGATGG GTACCAGTTGACTGGACATGCTTATCGGAAGTGTGAGGATCCTGAGAATGGTGTTTGGTTCCAAAGGATTCCACTCTGTAAAG TTATTCAGTGTCCACCCCCAGCAGTGATTCACAATGGGAGGCACACAGGTGTGATGGCTGAACACTTTCTATATGGAACTGAAGTCTCTTACGAATGTGACCAAGGATTCTCTCTTCTGGGACAGAAGAGCATACGATGCATAAGTGATGCTGAAGGACGCGCATCTTGGAGTGGACTGCCTCCACAGTGCTTGAAACCTCCTCCTGTGACCCACTGCCCCAACCCAGAAGTCAAAAATGGACACAAGTTAAATAAAACTCATTCTTCGTATTCCCACAATGACACAGTGTATGTTGTCTGCAACCCCGGCTTTATCATGAATGGCAGTCACTCGATTAGGTGCCACACCAATAACCAATGGGTGCCAGGTATACCAACTTGTATTAAAACAG CTTTCTTAGGATGTCAACCTCCATTTAAGATCCCCAATGGGAATCATACTGGTGGAGATGTAGCTCGCTTTTCTCCTGGAATGTCAGTCCTGTACAGCTGTGACCAAGGCTACCTGTTGGTAGGAGATGAACTTCTTCTTTGCACACATGAGGGAACCTGGAGCCAACCTGCCCCTTATTGTAAAG AGGTAAACTGTAGCTTCCCAGAGTATATGAATGGAATCCAGAAAGGGCTGGAGTCTGGGAAAAAGTATCAGTACGGAGCTGTCGTCACTTTGGAGTGTGAAGACGGGTACACGCTGGAAGGCAGTCCCCAGAGCCAGTGCCAGGAGGATCACCTGTGGAACCCTCCCCTGGCTGTTTGCAAATCACAAG gctcatttcctcttcttgttGGTG ggTTTTCTACAGGCTTAGTATTTCTTATCTTCTTGGTTATTGTCACCTTATGCATGATATTAAAACACAGAAATCG CAATTATGCAACTAAAAGCCCTACAGGAAGAGAACTGCATTTAGAAACACGAGAAGTATATTCTATTGATCCATACAACCCAGCAAGTTAA